The Salvia miltiorrhiza cultivar Shanhuang (shh) chromosome 1, IMPLAD_Smil_shh, whole genome shotgun sequence genome has a window encoding:
- the LOC131003724 gene encoding uncharacterized protein LOC131003724 isoform X2: MLKRQESSLSASRRQAAAAGTTPPPPETHHAKAIGCMSGIIHLFSKYQNSNRRLTFGKKQEKRKPPQSPTRSAINGAKNSARDENSTKKQAASDAASRLTCAVKVLRSPTLPPEIRRSSATGSPENSRTPPSSLVARLMGLEDLGAASKRLGLGTEDAITEKRQRLMQALEKCNEDLEALKRIIKAVQTADVRLQPPRGDSVAAQPCMKMCTESAEEKPNISADESSPSPVSSHCLEQNSTAEIEIVAVRW, translated from the exons ATGCTCAAGAGACAAGAGAGTTCACTCTCAGCGTCTCGCCGccaagccgccgccgccggcaccACCCCTCCGCCGCCGGAGACTCACCATGCAAAAGCCATCGGCTGCATGTCAGGCATCATTCACCTATTCTCCAAGTATCAAAATTCCAACAGACGCCTCACATTTG GTAAAAAGCAAGAGAAAAGGAAACCGCCGCAGTCACCAACTAGATCGGCCATTAATGGCGCGAAAAATTCAGCCCGAGACGAGAATTCCACGAAGAAGCAGGCGGCCTCCGACGCCGCCAGCCGGCTAACGTGCGCTGTTAAAGTGCTGAGGAGCCCCACGCTTCCGCCGGAGATCCGGCGATCAAGCGCCACGGGATCGCCGGAGAATTCTCGGACTCCGCCTTCCTCGCTGGTGGCGAGGCTCATGGGGCTGGAGGATCTCGGCGCCGCCTCGAAGCGGCTGGGCTTGGGGACGGAGGATGCTATTACGGAGAAGCGGCAGCGGCTGATGCAAGCTCTGGAGAAATGTAACGAGGATTTGGAGGCGCTGAAGAGGATCATCAAGGCGGTGCAGACGGCGGATGTGCGCCTTCAGCCGCCGCGTGGTGATTCTGTGGCGGCGCAGCCGTGCATGAAAATGTGTACGGAATCGGCGGAGGAGAAGCCGAATATATCGGCGGATGAGTCAAGTCCTTCGCCCGTCAGCAGCCACTGCCTAGAGCAAAATTCTACGGCAG
- the LOC131004035 gene encoding calmodulin: protein MADQLTDEQISEFKEAFSLFDKDGDGCITTKELGTVMRSLGQNPTEAELQDMINEVDADGNGTIDFPEFLNLMARKMKDTDSEEELKEAFRVFDKDQNGFISAAELRHVMTNLGEKLTDEEVDEMIREADVDGDGQINYEEFVKVMMAK, encoded by the exons ATGGCGGATCAGTTGACTGATGAACAGATCTCTGAGTTTAAGGAGGCTTTCAGCCTTTTCGACAAGGATGGCGATG GTTGCATCACCACGAAGGAGCTTGGAACCGTCATGAGGTCCCTGGGGCAGAACCCCACTGAGGCTGAGCTCCAAGACATGATAAACGAGGTGGATGCTGATGGTAATGGAACCATTGACTTCCCTGAGTTCTTGAACCTCATGGCGAGGAAAATGAAGGACACTGACTCAGAGGAGGAGCTAAAAGAGGCATTCCGCGTGTTTGACAAGGATCAGAACGGTTTCATCTCTGCTGCTGAGCTGCGCCATGTGATGACAAACCTCGGGGAGAAGCTAACTGATGAGGAAGTCGATGAGATGATCAGGGAGGCCGATGTTGATGGTGATGGACAGATCAACTACGAAGAGTTTGTCAAGGTGATGATGGCCAAATGA
- the LOC131004042 gene encoding calmodulin → MADQLTDEQISEFKEAFSLFDKDGDGCITTKELGTVMRSLGQNPTEAELQDMINEVDADGNGTIDFPEFLNLMARKMKDTDSEEELKEAFRVFDKDQNGFISAAELRHVMTNLGEKLTDEEVDEMIREADVDGDGQINYEEFVKVMMAK, encoded by the exons ATGGCGGATCAGTTGACTGATGAACAGATCTCCGAGTTTAAGGAGGCTTTCAGCCTTTTCGATAAGGATGGCGATG GTTGCATCACCACCAAGGAGCTCGGAACTGTTATGAGATCCCTGGGGCAGAATCCCACTGAGGCCGAGCTCCAGGATATGATAAATGAGGTGGATGCCGATGGTAATGGAACCATCGACTTCCCCGAGTTTCTGAACCTCATGGCTAGGAAGATGAAGGATACCGACTCTGAGGAGGAGCTGAAAGAGGCCTTCCGCGTTTTCGACAAGGATCAGAATGGTTTCATTTCAGCTGCTGAGTTGCGACATGTGATGACAAACCTAGGAGAGAAGCTGACTGATGAGGAAGTGGACGAGATGATCAGGGAGGCCGATGTTGATGGTGATGGACAGATTAACTACGAAGAGTTTGTGAAGGTTATGATGGCCAAATAA